The Bacteroidota bacterium DNA segment CGGACGAGGGAGAGACGATCTCGACCGCTACGTCGACGGGTCCCCGGATGTCCTTCGTGCCGAAGGTGTCGAGGCGGTCCTTGCTGAGGAAAAAGACATCTGGCTCGTAGCCGTTCTCGTCGTCCACCCGCATGGTCGTCTTCGAACCGAGCACCTCGCCGAGTCCTTTCTCGCGCACGTAGAGCCTGAGCACAGACAGCAGGAATGCCTGAATCTGCTCATGGATTTTCGTGATCGACATGTCGATGATGGCCTCGCCGCCGATGAGGTCGCCTTTAACACCTTCTGGGAAGGTGCGGACGTAGCGCTCGTACGGCGTCATCCCCGGCGAGCGGGAGACGGAACGAGACTGGGCAGCAGATGCAGGCATAGCGGAAACCTCGCGGCGTCGAGCGCCAATCTACGCTTCGTCGCCGAGCAGGCGTTGCAGCATCTCGAACTCGCTGGGGAGCGGATCCTGGAAGAGGAGTTGCGGATCGAGCCGGAAGCCGGGCACGGCCGCACTCTCGAAGACGCCGCCGGACAACGGCGCGGCGCGGTAGCGCGGGCCGCTGTCGGTGTCTTCGAGCCGGAAGAAGTCGGCCTCGCGGCGCTCGGGGTCGATCAGCCAGTACTCGGGCACGCCGAGGCGCTCGTAGCCGTCGAACTTCGGTCCCCGGTCATCCTTCCGCGACGAGGGCGAGACGATCTCGACGGCGAGGTCGGGCGCGCCCTGCACGTCCTGCTCGGTGAGGATCGAGAGCCGGTCGTTGCGAATGAAGAGCACGTCCGGCTCGAACCCACTCTGCTCGTCGATCTTGACGAGGGTCCGCGAACCGAGGACTTCGCCTAAATCCTTCGCGCTGGCGTACCCCGTGAGGACAAAGTAGAGCAGCCTGAAGAGCTGCTCGTGCCCGTAGTTAGACGACATTTCGAGAATAGCTCGGCCGTGGATGAGGTTGCCTTTCTCGCCGTTCGAGAAGCGCGTTCGGTACTCCTCGTACGGCGTCAGCGTCGGAGCCGAGCGAGGCACGGAGCGGGGCCGAGCGGTGGACGCAGGCATGGCTCAGAGAA contains these protein-coding regions:
- a CDS encoding Uma2 family endonuclease; this encodes MTPYERYVRTFPEGVKGDLIGGEAIIDMSITKIHEQIQAFLLSVLRLYVREKGLGEVLGSKTTMRVDDENGYEPDVFFLSKDRLDTFGTKDIRGPVDVAVEIVSPSSGKRDRVTKFEGYERVGVSEYWLIDPERREAVFYRLDEGTYKAVPLSGGVFESAAVPGFRLDPQVLFQDPLPSEFEMLQRLLGGEV
- a CDS encoding Uma2 family endonuclease; amino-acid sequence: MPASTARPRSVPRSAPTLTPYEEYRTRFSNGEKGNLIHGRAILEMSSNYGHEQLFRLLYFVLTGYASAKDLGEVLGSRTLVKIDEQSGFEPDVLFIRNDRLSILTEQDVQGAPDLAVEIVSPSSRKDDRGPKFDGYERLGVPEYWLIDPERREADFFRLEDTDSGPRYRAAPLSGGVFESAAVPGFRLDPQLLFQDPLPSEFEMLQRLLGDEA